One window of Cohnella hashimotonis genomic DNA carries:
- a CDS encoding LysR family transcriptional regulator, whose translation MDTRNIMYFMAVFEHLHFTKAAEALGISQPTLSQQIRLLEADFGIPLFDRIGKKVIVTEAGKLLHQYGIKMLQAETDAKNAIKELISEKRGTVRLAVLPSDLDFRLVPLFVEFKTQYPDTQLQVFSTIFVRDEVLAHKVDLGIGLRSPVDKRLVQVHLGSEPYYLFVHTASELAKRDEIALEELKQHSLVMYPKGYLGRDLVDEACRKQGFELPTVMEVDSASSLLQLVSAGVGVTIQPRDLLQQHVDWPDIVSIPISEPAPIRHLELTYYTDRFISKAQQKLSERLIEFFQSKMR comes from the coding sequence GTGGATACTCGAAATATAATGTATTTTATGGCTGTATTTGAGCATCTTCATTTTACAAAGGCCGCCGAGGCTCTCGGCATTTCTCAGCCTACGTTAAGCCAGCAAATTCGCCTGCTTGAAGCAGATTTCGGTATCCCGCTCTTCGATCGCATCGGCAAAAAAGTGATCGTAACGGAGGCGGGCAAGCTGCTGCATCAATACGGAATAAAAATGCTGCAAGCCGAAACGGATGCGAAAAATGCGATTAAAGAACTTATATCCGAGAAACGAGGCACAGTTCGGCTAGCGGTATTGCCTTCGGATCTCGATTTCCGGTTAGTTCCGCTCTTCGTCGAATTCAAGACCCAATATCCCGACACCCAGCTTCAAGTTTTCTCGACGATCTTTGTAAGGGATGAGGTGCTTGCTCATAAAGTCGATTTAGGCATTGGACTTCGTAGTCCCGTCGATAAAAGACTGGTTCAAGTCCATCTGGGAAGCGAGCCCTACTACTTGTTTGTCCATACGGCAAGTGAGCTGGCCAAGAGGGATGAGATCGCTCTGGAGGAGCTCAAGCAGCATTCGCTTGTGATGTACCCGAAGGGCTATTTGGGTCGGGATTTGGTGGATGAAGCATGCAGAAAACAAGGCTTTGAATTGCCGACTGTCATGGAGGTGGACTCGGCCTCCTCCTTGCTGCAATTAGTTTCCGCCGGCGTTGGCGTCACTATACAGCCGAGAGACTTGCTTCAACAACATGTGGATTGGCCAGATATCGTATCCATCCCCATCTCCGAGCCTGCGCCCATTCGCCACCTGGAGCTGACGTACTATACAGACCGATTTATCAGCAAGGCCCAGCAGAAGTTGTCGGAGAGGCTCATTGAATTTTTTCAATCCAAAATGCGCTGA
- a CDS encoding DUF2239 family protein has translation MNHALTQLTCTAFSGEGIVASGSLQHVVTTVKAALSDSERTQLLIFDDSTGKPIDVDFRGKIDDVLQRLEEQFSRSSDTEVNAQTTRRVGRPKLGVVSGEVTLLPRQWEWLKSQPGGASVTLRKLIDEARRSGEQRSTIRESQEATYNFMTAMAGDFLHYEEALRALYAGDGDRFNRFIEDWAPDIRNHIKKLSAHAFPERRI, from the coding sequence ATGAATCATGCCCTAACACAATTAACCTGCACAGCATTTTCGGGCGAGGGGATCGTCGCCAGCGGTTCGTTGCAGCACGTCGTTACTACAGTGAAGGCTGCTCTAAGTGACAGTGAACGCACACAGCTGCTTATATTCGACGATTCCACGGGGAAGCCGATCGATGTCGATTTTCGCGGGAAAATAGATGATGTGCTTCAACGATTGGAAGAACAATTTAGCCGCTCATCCGATACGGAAGTGAATGCCCAGACGACACGGCGGGTCGGCCGCCCCAAGCTGGGTGTTGTATCCGGCGAAGTTACGTTATTGCCTCGGCAATGGGAATGGCTCAAGAGCCAACCTGGCGGGGCGTCGGTAACCTTACGCAAGCTGATTGATGAAGCTCGCCGCTCAGGAGAACAGCGGAGTACCATCCGAGAGTCACAAGAAGCAACCTATAACTTTATGACAGCGATGGCCGGGGACTTCCTTCATTACGAAGAAGCTTTGCGCGCACTGTATGCCGGTGATGGGGATCGTTTTAACCGCTTTATCGAAGATTGGGCGCCTGATATCCGAAATCATATCAAGAAATTATCCGCCCATGCCTTTCCGGAGAGGAGAATATGA
- a CDS encoding MFS transporter encodes MKKRFYLFALCMAALNLRPIITSAAVLLGTIQSQLGMNALTASLLTTLPVLCMGIFSPVATVISHRIGLERTVFFSLILITLATVLRGSDSSVLMLLVTALAGGIGISLAGPMLSSFIKKYFPERPDIVSVYSISMTVGAALASGFTIPIYTRSGHNLPFALSCWAIPGLLALMAWLALVRRKHHPSNATTRQRLPIANKKAIQLTVFFGLMASMFYSITAWISPIARSFGYSPASSAMFLTIFTMIQIPIAWIVPHVVKRSGKPKLLLVLCSLSELIGVGMLLLQFPMLPAVLFLGIGAGGLFPLALMLPISETRTAEEAGTWSAMSQMGGYVMGACGPLLMGWIYDQSGSFTSSIFAMLLIVMAMIAVQVWMTVGSKEAEGRGRR; translated from the coding sequence ATGAAAAAACGATTTTATTTATTCGCTTTATGTATGGCGGCCCTGAATTTACGACCCATTATTACGTCGGCGGCCGTCTTGCTCGGTACGATCCAATCCCAGTTGGGGATGAACGCTTTGACAGCGAGTCTTCTTACCACATTGCCCGTTTTGTGCATGGGGATATTTTCTCCGGTCGCGACAGTTATAAGCCATCGGATCGGACTGGAACGTACCGTCTTTTTCTCGCTCATTCTCATTACTTTAGCAACGGTACTGCGGGGAAGCGACAGTTCTGTCCTGATGCTGCTCGTTACTGCTCTTGCAGGAGGAATCGGTATCAGCTTGGCCGGGCCGATGCTTTCCAGTTTTATTAAGAAGTATTTCCCGGAGAGACCTGACATCGTCAGCGTTTATTCGATATCGATGACGGTAGGCGCTGCATTGGCTTCGGGCTTCACCATTCCGATATACACGCGCAGCGGACATAACTTGCCATTCGCCTTGTCCTGCTGGGCCATTCCAGGTTTGCTCGCGCTTATGGCTTGGCTTGCCTTGGTTCGACGCAAGCATCATCCATCGAACGCAACCACGCGTCAGAGACTCCCGATCGCGAACAAAAAAGCGATTCAACTGACTGTTTTTTTCGGTTTAATGGCCAGCATGTTTTACTCGATTACAGCATGGATCTCGCCGATCGCCCGCAGCTTCGGATACAGCCCGGCAAGTTCCGCGATGTTTCTTACTATTTTCACCATGATCCAGATTCCGATTGCATGGATTGTTCCGCATGTCGTTAAACGTTCCGGAAAACCCAAATTGCTGCTTGTCTTATGCAGCTTGTCGGAGCTTATAGGCGTGGGCATGCTGCTGCTGCAGTTTCCGATGCTTCCGGCGGTCCTTTTTCTAGGGATCGGGGCGGGCGGATTGTTCCCACTGGCGCTGATGCTCCCGATTAGCGAGACCAGGACGGCGGAGGAAGCTGGGACTTGGTCGGCCATGTCGCAGATGGGCGGTTATGTGATGGGGGCTTGCGGTCCGCTTTTGATGGGCTGGATCTATGATCAGAGCGGTAGCTTCACATCTTCGATTTTCGCGATGCTCCTTATCGTTATGGCGATGATCGCCGTGCAGGTATGGATGACCGTGGGCAGCAAAGAAGCGGAAGGACGGGGGCGTCGGTGA
- a CDS encoding alpha/beta fold hydrolase: MNIVKVNGVELAYDHFGYETDEAILLIAGLGTQMIRWTVPFCEGLAARGFRVIRFDNRDVGCSTHFSHYRTMDFAALATALMSGQRPDIPYTLDDMANDAIGLLDALSIDRAHIVGRSMGGMIAQIAASEYPERVLSLTSIMSSSGNPALPQASPEVMAMMTTPAPNPFEDEAGFLAHSLSFAKRIAGTGYPFEEDAYRALVLEEARRAYDPGSVGRQIAAIAVSGDRRPRLATIKAPTLVIHGADDPLFVPACGEDTASAIPGAEFMLIDGMGHDIPHQLYLVISDAIERTARPQS; encoded by the coding sequence ATGAACATTGTGAAAGTGAACGGCGTCGAGCTGGCCTATGACCATTTCGGTTATGAAACTGACGAGGCTATCCTCCTGATCGCCGGGCTTGGAACCCAGATGATCCGCTGGACGGTTCCGTTTTGCGAAGGATTGGCGGCGCGGGGGTTCCGAGTGATCCGCTTTGACAATCGCGACGTAGGCTGTTCAACGCATTTTAGCCACTATCGGACGATGGATTTTGCCGCATTGGCGACTGCGCTCATGTCGGGACAGCGACCGGACATTCCTTACACGCTCGATGACATGGCAAACGACGCGATCGGACTGCTCGACGCCCTTTCCATCGACCGGGCCCATATCGTTGGCAGGTCAATGGGAGGCATGATCGCCCAGATTGCGGCAAGCGAGTACCCTGAACGGGTTCTATCCCTCACCTCCATCATGTCCAGCTCCGGTAATCCCGCCCTTCCGCAAGCTTCTCCCGAGGTCATGGCGATGATGACGACACCGGCGCCGAACCCCTTTGAGGATGAAGCCGGCTTTTTGGCACACAGCCTCTCTTTTGCCAAACGCATTGCCGGCACGGGTTATCCGTTCGAAGAGGACGCTTATCGGGCCCTTGTTCTGGAGGAAGCCCGGCGTGCCTACGATCCAGGCAGTGTCGGACGACAAATCGCTGCGATAGCGGTCTCCGGCGATCGTCGTCCGCGGCTGGCGACCATAAAAGCACCGACTCTTGTCATTCATGGCGCGGACGATCCCTTGTTCGTCCCGGCGTGCGGCGAGGACACGGCTTCTGCCATTCCGGGCGCCGAGTTCATGCTGATTGACGGCATGGGACACGACATTCCGCATCAACTGTACCTGGTCATTTCCGATGCCATTGAGCGAACGGCTCGTCCGCAGTCTTGA
- a CDS encoding winged helix-turn-helix domain-containing protein: MIQLTNRQARQFLLLKHGLLGEYRFIGKQGVLDFVRQAGCIQYDPIDVCGKNAELVLQSRINGFTKNMLAELLYQERLLVDYPDKNLAIIPVEDWPYFERYRQAARQHAERYPDMEALMEQVRAHIRFHGPLSSDDLKLDGNFAWRSAIHWSSGSNPSRSVLEQMYSTGELILHHKKGTRKYYDIAGKYITPDLLNAPEPLEDELEHHKWRVLRRIGAVGLLWNRASDAWLNIWGLKAEHRNEVFRQLLHEARIVAVAVERMKDTLYCRAEDLPLLEAVLQNPAPKWRCELIAPLDSFMWDRKLINEWFGFDYTWEIYTPAIKRKFGYYVLPLLYGESFIGRAEIIAERKTGTLVVKNIWYEKDVKPTKQLRTALNECFQRFALFNECGTIAD; this comes from the coding sequence TTGATCCAATTGACGAACCGCCAGGCACGGCAGTTTCTGCTATTGAAGCACGGACTATTAGGCGAATACCGTTTTATCGGAAAGCAGGGCGTATTGGATTTTGTGCGGCAAGCCGGCTGTATTCAATACGATCCCATCGATGTTTGCGGAAAAAACGCCGAGCTGGTGCTGCAGTCGCGAATCAACGGATTTACCAAGAATATGCTTGCCGAGCTCCTGTATCAAGAGCGATTGCTTGTCGATTATCCCGACAAAAATCTGGCCATTATCCCTGTCGAGGACTGGCCGTATTTTGAACGTTACAGGCAGGCCGCACGGCAGCATGCCGAGCGCTATCCCGACATGGAAGCGTTGATGGAGCAAGTTCGCGCACACATTCGATTTCACGGCCCGCTAAGTTCCGACGATCTTAAATTGGACGGGAATTTCGCTTGGCGATCGGCCATTCACTGGAGCAGCGGAAGCAATCCATCCCGGTCGGTGCTGGAGCAGATGTACTCGACGGGCGAATTGATTCTCCATCACAAAAAAGGAACGCGCAAATATTACGATATTGCCGGAAAGTACATAACGCCGGATCTGCTGAATGCGCCAGAGCCGCTGGAGGACGAGCTTGAGCATCATAAGTGGCGAGTACTGCGTCGAATCGGCGCCGTTGGCCTGTTATGGAATCGCGCATCCGATGCCTGGTTAAACATATGGGGATTAAAAGCGGAGCACCGCAACGAGGTTTTCCGTCAGCTTTTGCACGAAGCTCGCATTGTTGCCGTTGCCGTGGAACGAATGAAAGATACGCTTTATTGCCGAGCGGAAGACTTGCCGCTTCTTGAAGCCGTTCTGCAGAATCCAGCGCCGAAATGGCGCTGCGAGCTGATTGCCCCGCTAGATTCTTTCATGTGGGACAGAAAATTGATTAACGAATGGTTTGGATTCGATTATACCTGGGAGATTTACACGCCAGCAATCAAACGGAAATTCGGCTATTACGTATTGCCTCTCCTATACGGAGAAAGCTTCATCGGCCGGGCCGAAATCATCGCGGAGCGAAAAACCGGGACGCTTGTTGTCAAAAACATCTGGTACGAAAAAGACGTAAAGCCAACCAAGCAATTGCGAACAGCCTTGAACGAGTGCTTTCAACGTTTTGCGCTGTTTAACGAATGCGGGACGATTGCTGATTGA
- a CDS encoding VOC family protein, which translates to MNFASVRIITDDVDRLVAFYEKMTGVSAERPAPVFAELVMPSCTLAIGHSQTVPLFGAGSAAAAANRSVIIELRVDDVDAEYERLKPLVDDWVKEPTTMPWGNRAALLRDPDGNLINLFAPVTEEAIRRFSSRQ; encoded by the coding sequence ATGAATTTTGCTTCTGTACGCATCATTACCGACGACGTGGATCGCCTTGTGGCGTTCTACGAGAAAATGACGGGGGTTTCGGCCGAACGCCCCGCACCCGTCTTTGCCGAGCTCGTTATGCCCTCGTGCACGTTGGCGATCGGTCACTCCCAGACGGTGCCGCTGTTCGGCGCCGGCTCTGCAGCGGCGGCCGCCAACCGCTCCGTCATCATCGAGCTCCGCGTCGACGATGTCGATGCCGAGTACGAGCGCTTGAAGCCGCTTGTCGACGACTGGGTTAAGGAGCCGACTACGATGCCTTGGGGGAACCGTGCCGCGCTGCTTCGCGATCCCGACGGCAACCTGATCAACCTCTTCGCGCCTGTGACGGAGGAAGCGATTAGACGTTTCAGCAGCAGGCAATGA
- a CDS encoding dienelactone hydrolase family protein, producing MAEILLLHHVMGLTKGIHAFADKLRAAGHTVHVPDFFDGHLFAAMEDGMAYVNKIGFEEIAERGIRAAHALPREIVYAGFSLGVVAAQKLAQTREGARGALLFHACVPPSAFGSPWPAGLPAQIHGMDADPYLVDEGDIEAARELVATADLAELFLYPGDQHLFADSSLPSFNVDATTLALQRVLEFLGHLDA from the coding sequence ATGGCAGAGATTCTTTTATTGCACCACGTCATGGGGCTGACAAAGGGAATTCACGCTTTCGCCGACAAGCTCAGAGCGGCGGGGCACACGGTTCATGTTCCTGACTTTTTCGACGGTCATTTGTTTGCCGCGATGGAGGATGGCATGGCGTATGTCAATAAGATCGGCTTCGAAGAGATCGCCGAGCGGGGGATAAGGGCGGCCCATGCGCTTCCGCGTGAGATCGTCTACGCGGGTTTTTCGCTCGGCGTGGTTGCAGCCCAGAAGCTCGCCCAGACTCGCGAAGGCGCTCGTGGTGCATTGCTGTTTCACGCTTGCGTTCCGCCCTCGGCGTTCGGATCTCCCTGGCCGGCGGGACTGCCGGCGCAGATTCACGGCATGGACGCAGATCCGTATTTGGTGGATGAGGGCGATATTGAGGCAGCGCGCGAGCTCGTGGCAACGGCCGATCTTGCCGAGCTTTTCCTGTACCCGGGGGATCAACATTTGTTCGCAGACAGCAGTTTGCCGTCCTTTAACGTAGACGCGACGACGCTGGCCTTGCAGCGTGTACTCGAATTCCTTGGGCATTTGGATGCTTAA